GTTCGCCGAGCCGGTCCCCGACGACGAGCGGGACGCGGTGCGCGAGGCCCTCGATCGAACCGGGCTCGACGTCGTCGGTTCGCACGTCGGGATCGACCTCGTCGAGTCCGATCCCGGATCGCTCGCCGATACGCTCGGGACGTTCGGCTGCGATCGGGTCGTCGTCCCCTGGCTCGACCCCGAGCACTTCGCCACCCAGCCCGCGACCTACCGGGCGGCGGTCCGGCTCTCCGAGGCGTCGGCCGCGCTCGCCGAGCACGGGCTGGACCTCCTCTATCACAACCACACCCAGGAGTTCGCCGACGTGGGCGCGACGAGCGCCTACGGGCTGCTCGTCCCCGCGACGGTCGGCGTCGGCTACGAACTCGACCTCGGGTGGGCGGCGGCCGGCGGTTACGACCCGGCGGCGATCCTCCGGCGCTTCGGCCCCCACGTTCCCCTGGTGCACGCCGCCGACGTGGACGGGGCGGGCGCGAGCGCGGAACTCGGCGCGGGCGTGGTGGATCTCCCGGCGTGCGTCGAGGCGGCCCTCGACGCGGGCTGCGAGTGGTTCGTCTACGAGCACGACGAGCCGGACGACCCCCTCGAATCGATGCGCCACGGGAGCGAGGAACTCGACCGACTGCTCGCGTAGGCGGGCTGACGCCGTCCCCGAGCGCCACGATAGCGCCCGGCACGCGATCGACAGTCGTATGACGACAGTCGGCGCACGGCGAACCGATGACCCCGCTCGACCCGACGGCCCTCCTCGACCTGTCCTCGATCACCGAACTCGCCGTGTCGCCGGACGGTGACCGGGTCGCGTTCGTGGCGAGGGAGTGCGATCCGGACGCGGACGAGCGCGTCCACTCGCTGTTCGTCGCGCCGACGGACGGGAGCGACGAGCCGTACCGCCTCACCCGCGTCGACGATGCGAGCGACCCGCGCTGGTCGCCCGACGGGACGAAACTGGCCTTCCTCGCCGCGCGCGAGCGCGACGCGTCTCTCCGCGTGGGGATGTCCGGGGACGATGCGGACGGCGAGAGCGGCGAGAGTAGCGAGGGGGACGAGACTGGTGAGGAAGGCGGGGAGGGCGAAGCCGAGGACGAGACGAGTGACGCGGGGGACGACGACCCGAGGACCCAGGTGTGGGTGTTCGACTTCGCGCGCGGCGGCGACGCCCGCCAGGTGACCGAGCGCGAGGAGGGCGTCGACGAGTTCGACTGGTCGCCCGACGGCGGGCGGCTGGTGGTCGCGGCACGCGATCCGACCGACGAGGAGCGCGAGTACCTGGATCGGCTCGACGACGGCGGGCCGGTCGAGGTGGAGCGCCTCCAGCACAAGTACGACGGCGCGGGGTGGCTCGACGCCGTGCGGACGTACCTCTTCGTCGTCGACCTCGAGACGCGCGAGGAGACGCGCCTCGACGCGACGGGGTTCGAACCGGGCCTCGGCGAGGAGCAGGCGGGCCGCCAGCCGCGCTGGGGGCCGACCGACCGCATCGCCTTCCTCGGCTACGAGGGCGAGCGTCCCGACGACACCGCGGAGCGCGACGTCTACCTGATCGACCCCGACGGGGAGAACCGCGAGCGACTCACTGAGGGCGGTATCGCGAACGACAGCGAGAGTGATCAGGGAGCGACCGCAGGGAGCGACCGTGGTCACGCGAGCGATGGTGAGGGTGATCAGAGAGCGACCGAAGGGAGCGACCGTGGTATCGCGGCGGGGGCGCTCCGGTGGAGCCCCGACGGCTCGCGCCTCTCCTTCACGGCCCGCGACCCCGAGAACTGGTACCGCCCCGTTCGACTGTGCGTCGCCGACCCCGAGACGGGCGAGTCGCGGGCGCTGACCGACGACCTCGACCGGACCATCGGCTGGGGGGAACCGGCGTGGCTCGACGACGATTCGCTCGTCGTCCCCCTCGCGGACGGCGGGTGGACGCGGCTCGCGCGGGCGCGCGTCGACGGAACCGCGGGGCGCGTCTTCGAGCGGCAGTCGCGCGACGAGTCGATTCTCGACCTCGACGCCGCGGGTGGCACCGTAGCGCTCGTCCTCTCGCGGCCCGGTGCCGGGACGGACGTCCACGCGATGCCGACGGACGCGCTCGACGCGACGACCGACGACCCGGATCCGCTGACGCGCGTCACGGCGCTCGACGCCGCGTTCGTCGAGGAGCACGGGCTCCGGGTCGAGCGGGTCGAGTTCGAGAGCGACGACCGGACGGTCGAGGGGATCGCCGTCCTCCCCAAGGGGTTCGATCCCGACGATCCCGACCCGCGCCCGCTCCTGCTCGACGTCCACGGGGGGCCGATGAGCTACGACCAGCCGGGGTGGGACTTCGACGCCGCCCTCTGGACGAGCCGCGGCTACGTCGTCTTCCGGGTGAACTACCGCGGGAGCACCTCCTACGGCCGGGCGTTCGCGGAGGCGCTCAGGGGTCGCTGGAACACGGTCGAGGTCGACGACCTGCTCGCGGGTACCGACTGGATGGTCGAGGAGGGGTGGGCCGACCCCGACCGGCTGTTCGTCACGGGCTTCTCGCAGGGCGGCGTCAACACCGCCTACCTCCTCACCCGGACGGACCGCTTCGCCGCGGCGGCCGCCGAGCACGGGATCTACGACCTCTCCTCCTCGTTCGGGACGGACGACTGCCAGAACTGGCTGGAGGCGGACTTCGGCCTCCCGTGGGAGGAGCCGGAGGCCTACCGGGCGGCCTCCTCGCTCCCGGACGTGGCCGAGATCGAGACGCCGCTTCTCGTCACGGCGGGCGAGAACGACTGGCGGTGCCCGCCGACGCAGGCCGAACAGCTCTACGTGAGCGTCAGGAAGCGCGGCGTCCCGGCGAAGCTCGTCGTCTACCCCGACGAGCACCACGCCATCACCCGGCCGAAGCGCGCCGTCCACCGGCTGGAGACGCTGCTCGACTGGTTCGAGTCGCACGACTCCGCCCGGGCGGAGTGAGCGGGACGGGCGGACTCGCCCTCGCGGAGCGGGACGGTCCCAGCGTCGGGAATACCTGCCCCCGTCGGAACCCTCATACGCCGTCACTGCGAGGCCGGCGCATGGACGTACGCATCTCCCGCTCTCGCGTCTCGGGTCGGGCGCGCGCACCGCCGTCGAAGAGCTACACCCACCGCGCGATACTCGCCGCCGGGTACGCCGACGGCGCGCGGATCGACCACCCGCTCGTGAGCGCCGACACGCGGGCGACGATGCGCGCCGTCGAGGCGTACGGCGGTCGCGTCGCGCCCGACACAGCGGGATCGGGTTCGAGTCGGACGGGTTCCGGCGAGAGAGCGGTCCCCGACGACGCGTCCGCGCTCGCGGTCGAGGGGTTCGACGGCCGCCCCGACACCCCGGACGACGTGATCGACTGCGCGAACAGCGGGACGACGATGCGCCTCGTCACCGCCACGGGCGCGCTCGGGGAGGGGCTGACCGTCCTCACGGGCGACGACTCGCTCCGCTCGCGCCCGCAGGGACCGCTCCTCGACGCGATCGAGCAACTCGGCGGGCGCGGGGAGAGCACCCGACGGAACGGGCAGGCCCCGCTGATCGTCGGCGAGGCGGTCGAGGGCGGGCGCGTCTCCATTCCCGGCGACGTCTCCTCGCAGTACGTCACCGCGCTGCTGATGGCCGGGGCCGTCACCGGCGAGGGGATCGACGTGGAACTGGAGACGGAACTCAAGTCCGCGCCGTACGTCGAGATTACACTCGAGGTGCTCTCCGCGTTCGGCGTCGAGGCGGCGCGCACCGACGCCGGCTTCTCGGTCGAAGGCGGGCAGTCCTACCGCGCGGACGCCTACGCCGTCCCCGGCGACTTCTCCTCGACCTCCTACCTGCTCGCGGCGGGTGCGCTCGCCGCCGAGGACGGCGCGCGGGTGGTCGTCGAGGGGGCGCACCCGAGCGCGCAGGGTGACGCGGCCATCGTGGACGTACTTGAGCGGATGGGCGCGTCGATCGAGTGGGACCGCGACGCCGGCGAGATCGCCGTCGAGCGGTCCGACCTGCGCGGCGTCGAGGTCGATGTCGGCGACACGCCGGACCTCTTGCCGACGATCGCGGCGCTCGGCGCGGCCGCCGCCGGCGAGACGCGCATCGTCAACTGCGAGCACGTCCGCTACAAGGAGACCGACCGCGTGGCCGCGATGGCGACCGAACTGGGGAAACTCGGCGCGGCGGTCACGGAGGAGCGGGACGAACTCGTCGTCCGCGGGGGCGACTCCGACCTGCGGGGCGCGCGCGTCGCGGGCTACCACGACCACCGCATCGTCATGGCGCTCTCCGTTGCGGGACTCGTCGCCGACGGCGAGACGACCGTGGAGGGCGCAGAGCACGTCGACGTCTCCTTCCCCGGCTTCTTCGACGCCCTCCGCGGTCTCGGCGCGGCGGTCGAGTCCGCGTGAGGCGCGTGACGGCGTAGTGGCGTAACGGCGAGACGCGGCGCGACCCGTGCCACCGACCCGCACGCGACCCCGCCACGCTTTGCCCGTGGGGCGCGAGCGTCGGGGTGATGCTTCGACGGGACGTCGCCGCCGACCTCCGCGCCGCGCACGAAGACGACGGGTGGCTCCTCCCCGCCTACGGGGACCACTGCTTCGCCAACGTCCCCGACACCGTCCTGTCGGTCCTCGCCCGCGACGCGCGCCGGCCGCTTCCCGACGACGTCTTCGCGGGCGTCGAGACGGACGCGAGCCGCGTCGTCGTCCTGCTCGTCGACGGCTTCGGGTACCGCCAGTGGCTGCGCGAGCACGAGCGCCACGACCTCCTCGCGCGGGTGACCGAGCGGGGGACGGTGACGCCGCTGACCTCGATCTTCCCCTCCGAGACGGCCGCGGCCATGACGACGATGCACACCGGCCGCCAGCCGGTCGAGCACGGCCTGCTCGGCTGGTTCGGCTACGTCGAGGAACTCGACGCGGTGCTCCGGACGCTCCCCTTCACGACGCTAGACGGGACGCCCGCGACCGAGGCGCACCCGGACGCCGCCGCCTCGCTCCTGTTCGAGGGCCCGACGGTCTACGAGCGGGCCGGGGCGGCGGGGATCGACTCCCGGGTCGTCCAGCCCGCCGACCTCGTCGGGTCGGCCTACTCGGGGCGGGCGACCCGCGGCGCGACGAACGTCCCCTACGACGGGTTCGACGAGATGGCCCGGCGGATCCGGGAGGCGCTCGAGGCGGCCGACGGTCCGACGTACGTCCTCGCCTACGTCCCCGACGTGGATGCGGCCGCCCACGAGGCGGGGACCCGATCGGACGCCTACCGGGCGACGCTCTCCGACCTCTCGACGGCGGTCGAGCGCGAACTCGACCGGCTCTCCCCCGAGGCGGCGGCCGAGACGCTCCTCCTCGTGACCGCGGACCACGGCCACGTCGACACCGACCCCGAGCGGAACGTCGACCTCGGGGCGTTCGACCTCGCACCACACCTCCAGCGACGCCCCGACGGGACGCCCCTGCAGGCCGTCGGCGGGCCGCGAAACGTGCAACTGCACGTCCGCGAGGGGGGCGCGGACGGCCACGCGGGCGCGATCCGGGAGGAGCTGTCGAGCCTCGACGCGCGGGTGTTCGACCGCGAGGCGTTCCGGGAGCGCGACCTGTTCGGCGACCGCGCCCCCTCGGCGCGCTTCGCGCGGCGCGAGCCCGACCTCCTCGCGCTCCACCGCGACCTGAGCGTCTGGTACCCCGGGCGAAGTCTGCGGTTCGTCGGCGAGCACGGCGGCCTGCACCCCGACGAGATGCTCGTCCCGTTCGGGGCCGTCCGCCTGTCCGCTCTCCGGTAGAGGCGAAGGCTTTTCGCCCGCCGGGGGAATGGACGGTGCATGACAGCAGATATCACGCCGTTCGTCTTCGACTACGAACCGGGAGCGATCCACTTCGGTCGGGGGTGCGTCGCCGACCTCGACGACGCGCTCGGCCGCCTCGGCGCGGACCGCGCGCTCGTCGTCGCGGGGCGGACCGTCGGCACCACGGAGTCGGTCGTCGGTCCCGTCCGCGACGGCCTCGGCGACCGCCTCGCGGGCGTGTTCGCCGAGACGACCCCCGAGAAGCGGATCGAGACGGCGGTCGAGGGCGTCGAGGCGATGCGCGAGCGCGACGCGGACGCGCTCGTCGCGCTCGGGGGCGGGAGTAGCCTCGACGTGGCGACCGCGATCCGCGCGCTCGCCGGCCGGGACCTGACGCTCGGGGCGGCGCTCGACGAGATCGAGGAGGTCGGCTACCTCCGCGTCCCGGAACGCGACGCCATGCCGCCGTGTGCCGTCGTCCCGACGACGCTCGCGGGGGCCGACCTCTCGCCGGTCGCGGGGATGAGCGTCCCGTCGGGTGGCGAGGCGTCGGGCGAAGCGGGCGAAGCGAGCAAAGCGGACGGGGCAGACGAGGCGGGAGGGAAAGCGCGCGCCGGCACCGGCATCTCCGGACGTGCGCTCATGCCGGATGCGCTGTTCTACGATCCTGATCTGTTCGAGACGACCCCGCGCGGGGTGCTCGCGGGATCCGCGATGAACGGCTTCGACAAGGGGATCGAGGCGATCTACTCCCGGAACGCGACGCCGATCACCGACGGCACCGCGATTCGTGGCCTCTCGCTGCTCGCCGACGCGCTCCCCCGACTCGACGAGGCGGCGGACGATCCGGCGGTGATGGAGGCCGCGGTCGCCGGCGTCGTCTGCTGTCAGTACGGCGTCTCCGTGCCGGGGGCGTCGAAGCTCTCGATCGTTCACGCCTACGGCCACGGCCTTCGCCGCCGGGCGGGCGTCCAGCAGGGCGTCGCCCACGCGGTGATGGTTCCGCACGTCCTGCGCGACCTCTTCGAGGCGGTCGACGGCCGGCGCGACCTGCTCGCGGCGGCGTTCGACGCGGACGACGGGACGGGCGCGGAGCGCGCCGAGGGGATCGTCGCCGCGGTCGAGCGCGTGCGCGACGGCCTCGACCTCCCGAATCGACTGCGCGACCTCGACGGGGTCGAGCGCGAGGACCTGCCCGCGATCGCCCGGCTGACCCACGACGATCCGCTGCTGCCGAACGGGCCGCCGGGCTACGATCCGTCGGTCGACGACGTGACGGCGACGCTCGAGGCGGCCTGGTGACGTTGACAAACCCTTTAGCCGAAACCGCGCAATCCCCCGCATGGAGAGTCTCAACCGCATGGCGCTCGACCTCGTCGACGAGGCGCTCGACTTCGCCGAGGAACTGGCCATCGAGGCCCACGAACTCGACAACGGCGCGACGGTCATCGACTTCGGCGTCGAGGCCCTCGGCGGCGTCGAGGCGGGGCTGTTGCTCGCGGAGATCCAGAGCGCGGGCCTCGCCAGCGTCGCCAGTTCGATCGGCGAGGTCGCGGGCGCGCCCCGCCCCGTCGTGGACCTCACCACCGACCACCCCGCGCTCGCGCTGCTCTGCTCGCAGAAGGCGGGCTGGGAGGTCTCGGTGGACGGGTTCGAGGGGCTCGGCAGCGGGCCCGCCCGCGCGCTCGTCGCCGAGGAGGAGGAGTTCCGCCGACTGGGGTACGCCGACGCCTTCGAGTTCGCCGTCCTCGCGATCGAGTCGGACGAACTGCCCGGCGAGGCCGTGGCCGAGCACGTCGCCGACCTCGCCGGCGTCGCGCCGAACGCCGTCTTCCTGCCGACCTACCCGACCGCGAGCATCGTCGGGAGCGTGACGACCGCCGCCCGCGCCGCCGAACTCGCCGTCTGGCGCGCGTTCGAACTCGGCTACGACCCGCTCGACGTGCTCACCGCGAGCGCGAGCGCGCCCGTCGCGCCCGTCGCCGCGAGCGAGGAGGCGGCGATGGCCCGGACGAACGACGCGCTCGCCTACGGGAGCCGCGTCCACCTCACCGTCGAGTCGGACTTCGACCGGTTCGACGAGCTACCCTCCACGGCCCGCGAGGAGTACGGCGCGCCCTTCGCGGAGGTGTTCGAGGCGGTCGACTGGGACTTCTACGACCTGTCGGAGGGCGTCTTCGCGCCCGCGCGGGTCGCGGTGGACGTGGTCGGCGGCCCCGCCTACGCGCTCGGCGAGACGGACGAGGACCTCCTCGCGGCGAGCTTCGGGCTGTGAGGTTCAAGGTCGTCCCCGAGCCGCGTCCCCTCCCCTTCGCTCGCGAGGCGGCGCGGGCGCTCCCGCTCGTCCCCGGTGCCGAGGACGACTGCTGTGCCCGCCTGATGGCGGACGTCGGGCTCCCGTCGCGCGACGTCGCGAGGGAGTGGCTCACGTTCCTGCGTGCGCTCGGCCTCGTCGCCGAGAGCGACGGCGGGTACTACCGGACGCGCGCCGACCCGACCGACGCCGACCTCGCGCGGGCGTTCCGCGAGCGCGTCCACGCCGCGGACGACGTGCTGGCGGCGCTGGAGGCGGCCGAGGGGCCGATCTCGCCCGAGGCGGCCTACGAGCGCGTTCGCGACGACGTGCCGCAGTGGGAGCGCAGCCGACGCACCGACTGGGAGCGCGTCTGGCGCGAGCGCGTCCGCCGGATCCTCGAGTGGGCCGTCGCGTTCGACCTCGCGGAGCGCGTCGAGGGCGAGAGAGAGGTGGAGAGACTGTACCGTAGCCGAGGCTGACGATCGGATCCGGACGCTCGAGTGCGATTCGCTCGCGCGGAGCGGGGGACCGAGCACGAGGTGAGTGTCAGACCGGTCGCTTTCGTCGCCTCGAGGTGCCGACGGAGAGCGTGCCGACGACCATCAGCGCGACGCCCATCACGGCCAGCACCGCCTGGAGCGCGATCGACGTCATGGGGACGAACACGAGGAGCGTCACCAGCGCGGCACCGCCGACGATGAGCAGGCTCCCCCCGCGGAACTTCTGCTGTTCGGTCAGGGAGTCGTCGATCTCCCGTACCCGATGGCCGACGTCCGAGAGTTGCATGTCACTTCGTTGGGCCGGGAGGGACATAATCGCAACGCCGGTCGAAGGGGCGAGAAGTCCCGGCGCGTGGCGGTGACCCTCGGTCGGGGATTCTCCACGACTGTAGGCCGCGAAACGTCACTCCTCCTCGACGATGCGCCTGATCGTCCCGACGCCCTTGCTCTGCCCCTCGCGGAAGACGAAGCGCTGGCCCTCCTCGACGAGGTACGGTCGGAACTTGAACCGGACGCACGCCGTGCCGGTGTCGCCGGGGAGGAGCTGGCCGCCCTCCGGCGAGAAGACGGCTGCCTCGCTCACCGTCTCGACGTGGACGACCGGCTCGTAGCCGTCGCCGATGCGCGTCGGGTGGTTGAGCACCATCACCTCGGCCTCGAACTCGCGGACGGCCCGCGGGTCGCTGTCCCGGGGGAGGAGCACCATCCCGCGCTCGATGTCGGCCTCGCGGACGCCCTTGAGCGCGATGCCGACGATGCGCCCGGCCTTCGCCTCGTCGACGCGGTGGTAGTGCATCTCGATGGAGCGCACCTCGACGGGGACGAACGCGCCGTCCGCCATCGGGCCGAGCAGGAGTTCGTCGCCCGCCTCTACCTCCCCCGAGCGGACCGTGCCCGAGGCGACCGCCCCGACGCCCGTCACCGAGTAGGTGCGGTCGACGTACATCGAGAACTCGCCCGCGCCGTCGGCGGTCTTCGGGAGGCGCTCGAACAGTTCGTCGAGGATCTCGAGGCCCCGCATCGTCACGGCGCTGGTCGTGACGACGGGGACGACCTGCTCGGAGACCTCCTCGATCGCCGCGTCGATCCCGTGGCGCTCGACGCGCAACGGGGTCTTGCCGACGTTCCTGAGGAGGCGCTCGACCTCGCGTTCCACCTCGGCGACGCGCTCCGGATCGACCACGTCGGCCTTCGTGATGGCGACGATCGTGGGGAGTTCCGTGGCCAGGAGGATGCCGAGGTGCTCGCGCGTCGTCCTGGTCGGACCGTCGTCCGCCGCGACGACGAGCAGCCCGTAGTCGAGTTTCTGGCCCACCAGCCCGCGGATCGTGGTGCGGAGCCACGGCTCGTGGCCCACCGTGTCGACGAACGAGACGACGCGGTCGGCCTCCTCGACGACGCGCGCGCGGTCGGTCTTGCGGTGGGGGTTCGGCGTGCGGACGGGGCCGTCCCCGTCGAAGCCGTAGACGCCGTAGGAGAGGTCGGCGGAGAGGCCGCGCTCGACCTCGTGGGGTTGCACGTCCATGAACCCGCGCGTGCCGCCCTCGCCGTCGTCCGGCTGGCCGGTGACGAGCGACCCGACGAGCGTGCTCTTTCCGTGGTCGACGTGCCCCGCGGTGCCGACGACGATGTGCTGGTCGTCCACGTCGAGCATCGCCCCCTCACGGATCGTGGCGACGCCGACGAGTCCGCGCTCGCCGTTCTCGCCGACGCCCCACGTCTGGACGTCCTCGATGTGTGCGCCGGCCTCCTCGGCGAGCAGCGAGAGCACGTCCATCGATTCGGAGAAGGTGTCGTGGGCGATTCCCGCGAGCCCCCCGTCGTCGGTGACGCCGACGACGTAGGTCGCCTCGCCGTCGCCCGAGAGGACGCGGTGGCGAAGTTGCGCGGCCAGGCTTTCGAGACGACCGTCCGCGAGGTGGAGTTCGCGCGTGAGTCGTTCCTTGAACTCGACGCTCCCACCCTCCTGCTCGCCGCGTTCGAGCGCCCGCTCCAACGCGGCCCGGTCAGGGCTCATTGGGGGTGGTTAGCAACTCCCCGGGTAAAAGCGTTCGCGCTCGTGTGCGGGCGTATCCCACGGAACGGCTCGATAGCGCTCGGGAGCCCCGGTCGTCACCGTCCGCCGACGAACGCGCCTACCACTCGCCGCGGATCCGATCGATCGCCTCGAGGAACCCGTCCGCGAACGCCCCGTCGGTCACGCCGTCGGCGGCCGCCCTCGCCGCCTCGTCCGCGTTCGCGACGGCGTAGGAGGTACCCGCGAGTTCGAACATCCCGGCGTCGTTCTCCGAGTCGCCGACGGCGGCGAAGTCCGCGGGGTCGTACCCGAGGCGGCGGGCGACAGAGCGCAACCCGCGGCTCTTGTCCACGTCGGGCGCGGTGACGTGGTAGGCGTAGCCCGTGTCGAAGACGTGCATCCCCTCGCTCGTGGCGATGTCGCGCAGCGGCTGGAGGGGCTGGTCCACGTTGACCGCCACCTCCGTCTCCCGCCATCGGTTGACGAAGTCGACGCCCCCCCAGCCCAGTTCGTGACCCGCCGCCTCGTACCGCTCGACCACCGCCTGCGCGGCCTCGCGGTCGCCGTGGAACTCCAGTTCGTCGTCGTCCGCGAGGTAGACCGCGCCGCCGTTCTCCGCGATGACGCGGATCGGGATCCCGAGGAACTCACAGAGGCCGACCGGGTAGGGGAGGGCCTTGCCCGTGGCGACGACGACCGGCGCGGGCCACTCGCGCAGCGGTTCGACGACGCGCGGATCGAGCGCCCGGTCGTCGTCGGTCAGCGTCCCGTCGATGTCGACGGCCAGCGGTTGCATACCGGGAGGGCGGCCGCCGGCGGTATCAAGTCACCGGGGGACGACCGCGTCACATGGAACCGACCCCCGTACCGGGCGACGAGAGCGTCCACACCGTCGACGCGATGGTGCTCGGGATCCCCGGCGGCACGTCGCTGTACGTCGTCGACGCCGAACCCCCGGCCGTGATCGACACCGGGAGCGCAGAGAGCCCGCCGCGCGTGCTCTCTGCGCTCGACGCGCTCGGCGTCGACCCGGCGGACGTGGCGCACGTCGTCCCGACGCACGTCCACCTCGACCACGCGGGCGGGGCGGGCGCGCTCGCCGAGGCCTGCCCGAACGCCACCGTCCACGTCCACGAGCGCGGCCTCCCCTATCTCACCGACCGGGACCGCCTGACCCGGCTGTGTGAGAGCGTCGAGCGCGCGGTCGGGCGGCCCGCCCCGTTCGGCGACCCGCAACTCGTCCCCGCGTCCCGGACGAACGCCCTCTCCGACGGCGATCGGATCGACCTCGGCGACCGCGCGCTCGACGTGTACGACGCGCCGGGCCACGCCCCCCACCACGTCGCGCTGTTCGACCCCGAGCGCGGGACGCTGTTCGCCGCCGACGCGGCGGGGATGTGCCTCTGGGGCTCGCTCCTCCCGACCACGCCGCCGCCGAACTTCGACCTCGACGCGAACCTGGACACCGTCGAGCGACTGGCCGCGCTCGGCCCCGAGCGGATCCTGTACGGCCACTTCGGGCCCGGCGAGGACGCGGCGGCCGAACTCGCGGCGTACGCCGACCTCCTGCCCGAATGGGTGGAGACGGTCGAGGCGCTCGCCCGGGAGCGCGAGGGCGTCGACGAAATCGTGTCGGCGCTGGATCGCCGGTGGATGAGCCCGACCGTCGAGCGAGACGTGGCGGGCGTCCTCGCTACTCGGTGAGCCGCTCGTACGCCGCGGTCACCCGCTTGAACTCCTCCTCGCTCCCCTCCGGGGTGTCGGGGTGCGCCGTCTTCACCCGCTTCCGGTAGGCGCGCCTGATCGCCCGCTGGTCCGCCCCGGGGGACAGCCCGAGGATCTCGTAGGCCTCGCGCGCGGTCGGCCCGGCGTTCCGCCGGAGGGGGTTCGTCCGCCCTCGCGTTCGATCCGAACCGTTCGTCCGCGCTCGCGCCCGCCGCCGCTCCCCGCCCGGCCCACCGACGTCGCCGCGCCGCTCCCACTGCTCGCGGGGGTCCCACGGCTGTCCGTCGCCCGCGTCCCGGCGCTCCTCGACGCGCGCCCGCCGCTCGACGCCCGCGTAGATCCGCTCCACGAGCCGACCGGACGACTGGTACCACATGAAGTAGGCGACGACGCCGAACGGGACCGCGAGCAGCAGGACCAGCGGCTCCAGGGCGAGACCGACGATCACGAGAAAGAGCGTCAGCCCCGCGAAGACGAGCGTGAGCGCCGAAATCAGCCGCGGACGGTTCACACTCTCCGTTACGGTGCGGACACCGTAAGCCTCTCGCCCGCTACGGAGGGCGAACGGTGAACGGCGACGCGGCACAGG
The Halomarina pelagica DNA segment above includes these coding regions:
- a CDS encoding alkaline phosphatase family protein, coding for MLRRDVAADLRAAHEDDGWLLPAYGDHCFANVPDTVLSVLARDARRPLPDDVFAGVETDASRVVVLLVDGFGYRQWLREHERHDLLARVTERGTVTPLTSIFPSETAAAMTTMHTGRQPVEHGLLGWFGYVEELDAVLRTLPFTTLDGTPATEAHPDAAASLLFEGPTVYERAGAAGIDSRVVQPADLVGSAYSGRATRGATNVPYDGFDEMARRIREALEAADGPTYVLAYVPDVDAAAHEAGTRSDAYRATLSDLSTAVERELDRLSPEAAAETLLLVTADHGHVDTDPERNVDLGAFDLAPHLQRRPDGTPLQAVGGPRNVQLHVREGGADGHAGAIREELSSLDARVFDREAFRERDLFGDRAPSARFARREPDLLALHRDLSVWYPGRSLRFVGEHGGLHPDEMLVPFGAVRLSALR
- a CDS encoding S9 family peptidase, encoding MTPLDPTALLDLSSITELAVSPDGDRVAFVARECDPDADERVHSLFVAPTDGSDEPYRLTRVDDASDPRWSPDGTKLAFLAARERDASLRVGMSGDDADGESGESSEGDETGEEGGEGEAEDETSDAGDDDPRTQVWVFDFARGGDARQVTEREEGVDEFDWSPDGGRLVVAARDPTDEEREYLDRLDDGGPVEVERLQHKYDGAGWLDAVRTYLFVVDLETREETRLDATGFEPGLGEEQAGRQPRWGPTDRIAFLGYEGERPDDTAERDVYLIDPDGENRERLTEGGIANDSESDQGATAGSDRGHASDGEGDQRATEGSDRGIAAGALRWSPDGSRLSFTARDPENWYRPVRLCVADPETGESRALTDDLDRTIGWGEPAWLDDDSLVVPLADGGWTRLARARVDGTAGRVFERQSRDESILDLDAAGGTVALVLSRPGAGTDVHAMPTDALDATTDDPDPLTRVTALDAAFVEEHGLRVERVEFESDDRTVEGIAVLPKGFDPDDPDPRPLLLDVHGGPMSYDQPGWDFDAALWTSRGYVVFRVNYRGSTSYGRAFAEALRGRWNTVEVDDLLAGTDWMVEEGWADPDRLFVTGFSQGGVNTAYLLTRTDRFAAAAAEHGIYDLSSSFGTDDCQNWLEADFGLPWEEPEAYRAASSLPDVAEIETPLLVTAGENDWRCPPTQAEQLYVSVRKRGVPAKLVVYPDEHHAITRPKRAVHRLETLLDWFESHDSARAE
- the mch gene encoding methenyltetrahydromethanopterin cyclohydrolase — translated: MESLNRMALDLVDEALDFAEELAIEAHELDNGATVIDFGVEALGGVEAGLLLAEIQSAGLASVASSIGEVAGAPRPVVDLTTDHPALALLCSQKAGWEVSVDGFEGLGSGPARALVAEEEEFRRLGYADAFEFAVLAIESDELPGEAVAEHVADLAGVAPNAVFLPTYPTASIVGSVTTAARAAELAVWRAFELGYDPLDVLTASASAPVAPVAASEEAAMARTNDALAYGSRVHLTVESDFDRFDELPSTAREEYGAPFAEVFEAVDWDFYDLSEGVFAPARVAVDVVGGPAYALGETDEDLLAASFGL
- a CDS encoding iron-containing alcohol dehydrogenase family protein, whose amino-acid sequence is MTADITPFVFDYEPGAIHFGRGCVADLDDALGRLGADRALVVAGRTVGTTESVVGPVRDGLGDRLAGVFAETTPEKRIETAVEGVEAMRERDADALVALGGGSSLDVATAIRALAGRDLTLGAALDEIEEVGYLRVPERDAMPPCAVVPTTLAGADLSPVAGMSVPSGGEASGEAGEASKADGADEAGGKARAGTGISGRALMPDALFYDPDLFETTPRGVLAGSAMNGFDKGIEAIYSRNATPITDGTAIRGLSLLADALPRLDEAADDPAVMEAAVAGVVCCQYGVSVPGASKLSIVHAYGHGLRRRAGVQQGVAHAVMVPHVLRDLFEAVDGRRDLLAAAFDADDGTGAERAEGIVAAVERVRDGLDLPNRLRDLDGVEREDLPAIARLTHDDPLLPNGPPGYDPSVDDVTATLEAAW
- the aroA gene encoding 3-phosphoshikimate 1-carboxyvinyltransferase — translated: MDVRISRSRVSGRARAPPSKSYTHRAILAAGYADGARIDHPLVSADTRATMRAVEAYGGRVAPDTAGSGSSRTGSGERAVPDDASALAVEGFDGRPDTPDDVIDCANSGTTMRLVTATGALGEGLTVLTGDDSLRSRPQGPLLDAIEQLGGRGESTRRNGQAPLIVGEAVEGGRVSIPGDVSSQYVTALLMAGAVTGEGIDVELETELKSAPYVEITLEVLSAFGVEAARTDAGFSVEGGQSYRADAYAVPGDFSSTSYLLAAGALAAEDGARVVVEGAHPSAQGDAAIVDVLERMGASIEWDRDAGEIAVERSDLRGVEVDVGDTPDLLPTIAALGAAAAGETRIVNCEHVRYKETDRVAAMATELGKLGAAVTEERDELVVRGGDSDLRGARVAGYHDHRIVMALSVAGLVADGETTVEGAEHVDVSFPGFFDALRGLGAAVESA
- a CDS encoding sugar phosphate isomerase/epimerase family protein; translation: MARTAIQLYTLRDADAPLADLLREIADAGYDGVEFAEPVPDDERDAVREALDRTGLDVVGSHVGIDLVESDPGSLADTLGTFGCDRVVVPWLDPEHFATQPATYRAAVRLSEASAALAEHGLDLLYHNHTQEFADVGATSAYGLLVPATVGVGYELDLGWAAAGGYDPAAILRRFGPHVPLVHAADVDGAGASAELGAGVVDLPACVEAALDAGCEWFVYEHDEPDDPLESMRHGSEELDRLLA